Part of the Aquabacterium sp. NJ1 genome, CCCGACTTTTGCCGCGATGCCAACTCGGTCTAATATCACAGCGTCAACATGAAGTGTCATTGCGCACTGCAGGAACAGCAGTAAAACAGCAACGTATGCGCGAACGCTGATCCAGACACAGGCTGTCTCGTGTCGACCGGGCTTGTTCCGGTACATAAGAACTCATCTTGTGAGGCCTACTGTGCACGTGCCGTTCGATCATGAGCGCTCGAATGCCCCCCTCCTCAAGGGAGGTCTTGCTGCGCCGAATCTGCAAGAGTTCGTGCTGGACCGAGCGCCCTGGCCGATCGTGGTCATTGATACCCATGGGCGGCTGCGCTATGCGAACGAAGCAACCGCCGCCATGCTGGGTTGGCCTCGCGAGCAGCTGGAGACGATGTCCATTTTTGACATCGCGCCACACCGCAGGCCGGATATGTGGGCCGACAGCGTGCACATGCTCAAGCAAAGAGGGCCCTTGACGCTGAGCAGTGATTGGCAGACATCAAAGGGCGAGCTCCTCTCGCTGGAGCTCCATGCCTGCTTCATGCCCATCGCCGACATGGACCACATCCTTGTATTTGCAAGAGACGTATCGGCTCAGCAACGCGCACTGGAACAAGCCTTCAGGCTCGCTCACATTGACGAACTGACAGGTCTGCCCAATCGGAAGATGCTGCAAGACCGGATCGACAAAGAGGCCCTGCTGGCCATTCAGGAAAATCGTCGAATCGGCCTGCTGGCCGTAGAGATCAAGGAAATACGGCACATCAACGAGTCCCTGGGTTACGCCTTGGGCGACCAGTTGCTGATGACCCTCACACGACGCATGTCGAGTTGCTTGCGCGGGTCCAGCGTACTCGCCCACTTTGGTGAAGGCGAGTTTGCGCTGCTGCTTGCACAGGATTCAGATGTTGATGATGATGTTGCCTTGCAGGTTGGCCGGCAAATTCGCGATGTGTTGACCACGCCGCTCAGGCTTGAGCACCAGAACATCCAGCTCACGTGCGACATCGGCATCGCCATCTTCCCTCAAGACGCGCGTGAGCCTGGTCACGTCCTGAGGCAGGCACAGGTCGCCATGCGCCTGGCCACGGCTCAAGGCATCAATCAAATCAGCTTCTACACACCAGAAGCCAACGCCAGGGCCAGCGCGCAGCAAGCCAGGGAAGCCGCACTGCACCACGCGCTGGAGCGCGGTGAATTGTTTCTGCTTTACCAGCCTCAAATCGACCTGAAGACGGGGCAGATCGTCGGCGTAGAGGCCTTGCTGCGCTGGCGAAGCCCCGTGCTGGGCGATGTTCCCCCCGATGCCTTCATCCCCATTGCCGAATGCACAGGGTTGATCCTGCCGATCAATAACTGGGTGTTGAAAAGTGCCTGCGAGGCCGCCGCTCGATGGCGGCAAATGGGGCTACCGGCCATTCAGATGGCCATCAACCTGTCGCCCCGCCAACTTCGACAACCTGATCTTGCCAGCACTATCCAGACCATCCTGATGCAATCGGGGCTGCCACCCCAACAACTCTCCATCGAAGTGACCGAGGGCATGTTGATGGACAACCTGGAGCAGGTGTCCAAAACACTGGCAGACATTCGGTCCATCGGGATCGACATCTCGCTGGACGGATTTGGAACGGGTTGCTCGAACCTGAGCAGCCTGCGGAACCTTCCCATCAACGTCATCAAGGTCGACCGTTCCCTCGTGCCCGATGTGACCGCGGCCGCGAGAGATGTGTCCATCACCCGCGCCATCATCAACATGGCTCACAGCATGCAGACAAAGGTGATGGCCGTCGGCGTGGAAAGTGAAGGGGAATTGGCTTTGCTGCAGGCCAATCGATGCGACCTGATGCAGGGCAACTTCTTCAGCAAGCCGCTGCCGGAAGAGGAACTGCTGCCATTGTTGCGTGATGGCAAACATCTGCCCAGTGAGGCGCTGGGACACCAGGCACGTCAGCGAACGCTGCTGCTCGTCGACGATGAAGACAACATCGTCTCTGCGCTCAAGCGCCTGCTGCGCCGCGATGGCTACAACATCGTCACCGCCAACAGTGGCGCCCAGGGCTTGCAGCGACTGGCAGAACATCAGGTGGATGTCATCGTCTCGGATCAGCGCATGCCGGGCATGACCGGCGTCGAGTTCCTGAGACAGACAAAAGAGCTCTACCCCCAGACCATCAGGTTGGTGCTGTCCGGCTATACCGAGCTTCAATCCATCACGGATGCCATCAACGAGGGCGCCATCTACAAGTTCCTGACCAAGCCGTGGGATGACGAGCGTGTGCGCGCCCATATCAAGGAAGCATTCGAGCAAAAGGAAATGGCCGACGAAAACCGACGGCTGGACAGAGAGGTTCAGCAGGCCAACCTGGAACTGGCGGATGTGAACCGACGATTGAAAGCCTTGCTGGCCACGCAGAGCGAGCGCATCCTGAAAGAGGAGGCCAGCCTGGAGATCGCCAGAGATGCGCTCGAGAACATCCCCTGCCCTGTCGTCGGCATTGATCAAGAGGGCATGGTTTCATTCATGAACTCGGACGCCGACTTGCTGTTCGACGGCGCGGCAGTCTTGCTGGGCATGCATATCGACGACGTCAGTTGTCCCCCACTGACACGACTCTGGCAGACCCAGGATGGGTGCCATCACGACATCGAAGTGCACGGGCGGGCATACCGGGCAGTATGCCGCGCCATGAAGGGCGACGCCCACTCACGCGGCGCGCTCATGGTTCTCATGCCGATCGCCGATTGCTAAAAAACAGCCCATCAAAAATCAGGAAGAAACATGATCAATACCCCCCCTCCGACCTCGACCGAGCAACCCGCCCCCAACCAGGATCAAGATCACCGGGAACAAGTCCGGCGCGAACTCGAACACCGCTTTCGTCATGGTCTGCGCGCGAATCAGGTCAATCCCCTTCTCCATTTGCTCATGCACTACAAGCTGGAGCAGCAGCGATGAGCAACCTTGTCACACCCGAGGTGCTCAAAGCCCGATTAAAGGATTTGCCGTCACTGCCAGCCGTGGTGGCTGAACTCATCGCCTCCATCGGCAACGACACAGTGACCTCTGACGACGTTGCCACAAAATTATCAAAAGACCTGGCCTTGAGCGCCAAGACACTGCGCTTGGCCAACTCATCGTTTTACGGCATGTCGAGACAGATCGAAACCATCCAGGAAGCGGTCACCATCCTGGGCCTGCGAACGGTGCGAAATCTGGTCATCGCCGGGGGCTTGACGGGCTGGGCCAAACCTCCAGCGAGTGTCGATTTCAATTTTCACGCTTTCTGGCGACACGCCATTGGTACGGCCCTGTGCGGGCAGGCGCTGGCCATGGAGCTCGACATGGATGCGGATATGGGCTTTACGGCCGGGCTGCTGCACGACATCGGGCAAATGAGCCTGACCTGCTGCTTCCCGGATGAGTACATGCAAGTTCTGCTTCATCGACGAACACATGACTGCATGCTCATTGACGCGGAACGGGCTGTTCTGGGTACAGATCACGCCGTCATCGGAGGACTGATTGCCGAGCAGTGGCGGTTTTCCCCCGTCATTGCCGAGGCGATTGCGCACCACCATGCGCCTGCCATGCACCATGGCCCCGGGCTCGTGGGCCTCGCACACATGGCCGATGCCCTGTCGCATGGCCTTGGCCTATCTGGCCTGGAGGACGAATACGTTCCCCTCACGCCGCCAGCCATCTGGGGCGCCATGGCCCCCAGTTCCGAAGCGTTCACACGCTTGTTTGCCAAGGTCGAAACCCAATTTGAAAGCGTGTGCCAGGCGCTTCAAATCTGACGAGAGAGGATGGCAGCATGAGCACCAATCCCTTGAGCCCGGAGCGAACCATTCTCTGCGTGGATGACGAGCCCAACATCCTGTCATCCTTGAAGCGGCTCTTTCGGCCTACAGGCCATCGCGTCCTCACGGCCGATAGCGGCGAATCGGCGCTGGCCATGCTGGAGACCGAGCCCATCGATCTGATCATCTCGGACATGCGCATGCCCGTGATGAACGGTGCCGAGTTGCTGCGACAAGCACGGCTGCGCCAGCCTCATGCCACCCGTGTGCTCCTGACAGGCTACGCGGACATGGCGTCGACCGTTGCGGCCATCAACGAAGGTCAGATCTACCGCTACATCGCCAAGCCCTGGCAAGACGACGATGTCCTCATGCTGATCAAGGACATCTTCGAGCGGCAAGCCTTGCAAGCCGAGAAGGACCGCCTCGAAGCGTTGACCCAGCAGCAGAACGAGCAGCTGAAAGAACTGAACGCGACCTTGGAGGACAAGGTCGAAGCGCGGACGGCAGAGCTCGCACTGGCCAACGATCGGCTGAAGAGGGGCTACTTCAACTCGATCAAGACTTTCTCCAATCTGATCGAATTGCGCGGAGGCCCCTTGATGGGCCACGCGCGCAAGGTGGCGGACCTGGCCAGAAAGATCGCCCAGGCCTTGAGCCTGGAGCAAGCCGCAGCCCATGAAGTGTTCATCGCGGCCCTGATGCACGATATCGGTCACATCGGCTTGTCTGATCAGATCCTCGCCAAACCGGTCTCCAAGATGTCACCGGAGGAGGCCACTCGTTACCGCCTGCATCCCATCTTTGGTGAGCAGGCCTTGCTGGTTCTGGATGACATGCAGCCGGTGGCCTCGCTCATTCGCTCGCACCATGAACGCCACGATGGCAAGGGCTTTCCAGATGGACTGAAGGGAGACGCGATTCCCTTGGGCGCCCGCATCCTGGCTGTCGCCGACACTTACGAGGACTTGCAGTCGGGCCACTTCATTTCGGAATGTCTGTCGGCGGCGGATGCCCGCATCATGATCGGCCGAGGCGCCGGCGCGCAGTTCGATCCGCAGGTGGTGGAAGCCTTCCTCGGCCTGTTCGCCAAGCCGACCCCGCCCTCACCCCACCGGAATCTGAAACTGAGGACGGATGAACTGCGCCCAGGCATGGTCCTGGCTTGCGATTTCCTGTCCCAGGAAGGCGTGTTGCTGCTGTCCGCCGACCACGTCCTGACCGCGGAGCTGATCATGCGCATCCGAACATTCGAACAACGCAGCGGCAAGTCGCTGTTGATGTCGATCAGACCGCCCATGGAGAAAAAATGAGCCGCTTATTGCTGGTTGACGACGAGCCCAACGTCGTAGCTGCCCTGCAAAGAGTCATGCGCCGACGCCTCGCAGGTGCCGTTCAGGTCGAAGCGTTCGACAACCCGCTGACTGCGCTGGCGCGCATTCAGAGTGTGCCGTTCGATGTGGTGCTCAGCGACTTCAGAATGCCGCAGATGGATGGCTTCACCTTCCTCAAGCTCGTGAAAGCGAAATGGCCTCACTGCGTTCGGATGGTGCTGAGCGCGTCCACTGAAGTTGAAGCGCTCATGAAAGCCGTGAATGACGTGGAGGTCTTTCGCTACTTGAGCAAACCATGGCAGGAAGACGAACTTATCTCGCAAATCCAGCTCGCGCTGGCACACAGCGCTGCGAGCCGAGAAGAACGTGCATTGGCAGACGACAGACGGGCTCAGATCGGAGAGATGTCGCCCCAAGCCCGTGAACTCAAACGCCTGGAAGAAATGGAGCCCGGCATCACGCAGGTCAACTGGGGCCCGAATGGCGAGATACTGATGCCGCCACTGGACCCATGAGCTTCATGGTAGAGGGTCAGGGATGAGGTCCAGGCACATCAAGAAGTGGATTGAAGCCATGGATCACAAGCAACAACTCGAAGCCATCGAACTCGAAACGGCACCCCACCCCACGGCCAGCATCATCATCCTGCATGGGCTGGGGGCCGATGGCAGCGACTTCATCCCTGTCTGCCGCGAACTGGATCTGCGCGCCCAAGGCCCCATCCGCTACGTGCTGCCCAGCGCCCCGGTGATGTCGGTGAGCATCAATGGCGGCTACGAGATGCGCGCCTGGTACGACATCCTGCCCACCAACGACCTGGCCAGACGCGAAGACGAAGCCGGCTTGCGCCGCTCGCACCAGGCGATCAACGCCTTGATCGACCGCGAAGTGCAACGGGGCATCGCGCCAGGGCGCATCGTGCTGATGGGCTTTTCGCAAGGCTGCGCCATGGCCCTGATGACCGGGCTGCGTTACCCCCACAGGCTGGCGGGTATCGTGGCCTTGTCAGGCTACCTGCCCCTGCCCGGCAGCACCGAGGCCGAGCGCCATGCAGCCAACCAGCACACGCCCATCTTCATGGCACACGGCACGGACGACGACGTGGTGCTCATGAGCCGTGGGCAAGCCGCGCAGGCCAGTTTGACCACGCTGGGTTACCAGGTCGAATGGCATGACTACCCCATGGCCCACAGCCTGTGCCTGGAAGAAGTCGAAGACATCAACGATTGGCTGATCAAAGTGCTGTAGGCTGCGCGCCTGAACCGGATTGAAGCGCCGCCGCAGAGCCGCACGCCATGAGCAACGAAGCACACGTACTGGAAAAAAGTGAGGACCTGCCCAATGTGCCCCTGGCCCCCGCGCCATGGGACATCACGGGCAACGGCTACATCGTGGCCGTGTGGATGCCACGCGAGGTGATCGACACCAACAGCTTCCTGCCGCCTGATCTGGCCCACACGCACCGCGGCCGCCTGGCCCTGATGATGTTCGTGGACTACCACGAGTCCCCCTGCGGTGCCTACAAGGAGCTGCTCTACATCCCCGGGCCCCTGAGCTTCAGCTCGCAAAGAACACGCTCGATCACGCGCTGCTTCGTGTCCACGTATGACAGCGTGGTCAACGGCCGGCGCAACTGGGGCATCCCCAAGGACCGGGCGGACTTCCGCATCTACTACGGCCAGGATGGCGTCGACCGCGTGCGCGTGCAGCACCAGGGCCACACCTTTGCCGAGTTCGCCTTCCAGGAAAAGGGCCCGTCCACGCCGTTCAATGCGGCCTTGATCCCGCGCTTCCTGCGCACCTTCGGCCAGCACTGGGAAGGGCACGAGTACGTCTACACACCCAGCGCCACCGGCCAGGTGCAATGGGCCACCATGCTGGAGGCCCGCTTCGATGCGGCTTACTTCCCTGATCTGTCGCGCGGCAAGGTGCTGGCGGTGATCAAGGCACGCCACTTCAACATGCGCTTCCAGCCCGCCACCATCACACGGATTGCCGCGCCTTTTCCAGGACAAATTCGAT contains:
- a CDS encoding HD domain-containing phosphohydrolase, whose translation is MSTNPLSPERTILCVDDEPNILSSLKRLFRPTGHRVLTADSGESALAMLETEPIDLIISDMRMPVMNGAELLRQARLRQPHATRVLLTGYADMASTVAAINEGQIYRYIAKPWQDDDVLMLIKDIFERQALQAEKDRLEALTQQQNEQLKELNATLEDKVEARTAELALANDRLKRGYFNSIKTFSNLIELRGGPLMGHARKVADLARKIAQALSLEQAAAHEVFIAALMHDIGHIGLSDQILAKPVSKMSPEEATRYRLHPIFGEQALLVLDDMQPVASLIRSHHERHDGKGFPDGLKGDAIPLGARILAVADTYEDLQSGHFISECLSAADARIMIGRGAGAQFDPQVVEAFLGLFAKPTPPSPHRNLKLRTDELRPGMVLACDFLSQEGVLLLSADHVLTAELIMRIRTFEQRSGKSLLMSIRPPMEKK
- a CDS encoding EAL domain-containing protein, yielding MHVPFDHERSNAPLLKGGLAAPNLQEFVLDRAPWPIVVIDTHGRLRYANEATAAMLGWPREQLETMSIFDIAPHRRPDMWADSVHMLKQRGPLTLSSDWQTSKGELLSLELHACFMPIADMDHILVFARDVSAQQRALEQAFRLAHIDELTGLPNRKMLQDRIDKEALLAIQENRRIGLLAVEIKEIRHINESLGYALGDQLLMTLTRRMSSCLRGSSVLAHFGEGEFALLLAQDSDVDDDVALQVGRQIRDVLTTPLRLEHQNIQLTCDIGIAIFPQDAREPGHVLRQAQVAMRLATAQGINQISFYTPEANARASAQQAREAALHHALERGELFLLYQPQIDLKTGQIVGVEALLRWRSPVLGDVPPDAFIPIAECTGLILPINNWVLKSACEAAARWRQMGLPAIQMAINLSPRQLRQPDLASTIQTILMQSGLPPQQLSIEVTEGMLMDNLEQVSKTLADIRSIGIDISLDGFGTGCSNLSSLRNLPINVIKVDRSLVPDVTAAARDVSITRAIINMAHSMQTKVMAVGVESEGELALLQANRCDLMQGNFFSKPLPEEELLPLLRDGKHLPSEALGHQARQRTLLLVDDEDNIVSALKRLLRRDGYNIVTANSGAQGLQRLAEHQVDVIVSDQRMPGMTGVEFLRQTKELYPQTIRLVLSGYTELQSITDAINEGAIYKFLTKPWDDERVRAHIKEAFEQKEMADENRRLDREVQQANLELADVNRRLKALLATQSERILKEEASLEIARDALENIPCPVVGIDQEGMVSFMNSDADLLFDGAAVLLGMHIDDVSCPPLTRLWQTQDGCHHDIEVHGRAYRAVCRAMKGDAHSRGALMVLMPIADC
- a CDS encoding response regulator codes for the protein MSRLLLVDDEPNVVAALQRVMRRRLAGAVQVEAFDNPLTALARIQSVPFDVVLSDFRMPQMDGFTFLKLVKAKWPHCVRMVLSASTEVEALMKAVNDVEVFRYLSKPWQEDELISQIQLALAHSAASREERALADDRRAQIGEMSPQARELKRLEEMEPGITQVNWGPNGEILMPPLDP
- a CDS encoding acetoacetate decarboxylase family protein, producing the protein MSNEAHVLEKSEDLPNVPLAPAPWDITGNGYIVAVWMPREVIDTNSFLPPDLAHTHRGRLALMMFVDYHESPCGAYKELLYIPGPLSFSSQRTRSITRCFVSTYDSVVNGRRNWGIPKDRADFRIYYGQDGVDRVRVQHQGHTFAEFAFQEKGPSTPFNAALIPRFLRTFGQHWEGHEYVYTPSATGQVQWATMLEARFDAAYFPDLSRGKVLAVIKARHFNMRFQPATITRIAAPFPGQIR
- a CDS encoding alpha/beta hydrolase; amino-acid sequence: MDHKQQLEAIELETAPHPTASIIILHGLGADGSDFIPVCRELDLRAQGPIRYVLPSAPVMSVSINGGYEMRAWYDILPTNDLARREDEAGLRRSHQAINALIDREVQRGIAPGRIVLMGFSQGCAMALMTGLRYPHRLAGIVALSGYLPLPGSTEAERHAANQHTPIFMAHGTDDDVVLMSRGQAAQASLTTLGYQVEWHDYPMAHSLCLEEVEDINDWLIKVL
- a CDS encoding HDOD domain-containing protein, translated to MSNLVTPEVLKARLKDLPSLPAVVAELIASIGNDTVTSDDVATKLSKDLALSAKTLRLANSSFYGMSRQIETIQEAVTILGLRTVRNLVIAGGLTGWAKPPASVDFNFHAFWRHAIGTALCGQALAMELDMDADMGFTAGLLHDIGQMSLTCCFPDEYMQVLLHRRTHDCMLIDAERAVLGTDHAVIGGLIAEQWRFSPVIAEAIAHHHAPAMHHGPGLVGLAHMADALSHGLGLSGLEDEYVPLTPPAIWGAMAPSSEAFTRLFAKVETQFESVCQALQI